Within Vespa velutina chromosome 8, iVesVel2.1, whole genome shotgun sequence, the genomic segment GAGTCGAATATCCCAAATCTTTAAGATATTCGGGTAACAGTTTAAACTTTTTTGGTATGGCACGTTGTTCGCCAGCTTTTAATGGATAACCTTGCATacctatttaaaataaaattcaagatcaaaatctttattacttttttaaatctttatgacttctttattatttttccatcttctttttttataaataagtataactTTCTAGGATAGTTACCTTGTCTAATGGGATAACGTCCGGTTAAAAAAGCCGTTCTCGAAGGTGTACACGTGGGTAATACGTAATTCCTTTGTAAAATCACACCATTATAAGCCAAAGCATCTATGTTTGGCGTAGGTATTTGATCCGCTCCATGGAAACTTATATCGTTCCACccctaaaaaagaaaaaaaggaaagaaaaaggagtgaCACTTAACCAGTCTACGATGCTAACtacacgataataatacatataattttcttacaaGATCATCggctataatgacgataatgttGGGACGCGAAAATGAACTAGAATCTTCAACTTTTGTAGATCTGACCAATAAACAACCgcatattaaaatgaaaaaagaaaccattGGCGAGAAATGAGTCATATGGTTggagcttcttcttttcatcatcgaaattattaaaaagattttattaaaagaaaaaagacgtttctttttatacttttatatttttcactttgAGTTTGAGAAATTCTCTTAAACGATAAAACGCATTATATGCAAGACCGCGAGCACGTTCCTTCTGATATTTCACTAAGCGCTTGTCGAGGACTACTACCATTCACGCAAGCACACGAGCTACGTATACTGTCCATACCATTACTTTTAATAGATAAACGGCTCTGTTGCTCATGACCATGTAAACTTTCACCACAATAATTTCCTTaagaatattatctttatgtcatatatatttcatatatttgcTTATATACCTATAGAATTATACctttttaaaatgtttctttattttttaaatgcttGCCActtaattttatgtatatatgtgtgtgtatatatatatatatatatacacgcgatATCATCGTAAATATACTATGTCAGTTTTTTACATGATTGAGTTTATCATACTGATTAGTTATCAAAAATAACAcacaattattatgatttatttgcaatgaaatttcgaacgaaaaaaacattaagaaggtttgaatttattttattttattataaataataaatgtggtTCAAGATATAACCATTGTATTCTTAACAGAACAAACTGTTTCGCTGTAATTACAacgatcatttaattattgcaTATCGTGTCGTTTAATCGAATACTGATTAAACTATCGTCAAACCACTCTGGATATAATCGATCcggaaattaatattatatcgcgAAAATACGCGATAGAATCtgtatgttttataatttcaaacgTATATGCTATATTATAGTCGAGTATATAAACTAATGCATCAATACGAATATGTTTGCGAAAAATGTTTGTAAAAAAGTTACTTAAAttctataaatcataaaatgtATTTGCTAATGCTTGGATTAATCgcattattttcttacataATTCTAATTCGAATTTACGATTGAAATCCTTCGATTAGATTTAAATCGgctataaagtaaaataatcataatagaaGACACAATGGtgtgttttatttgtttttatttttacgtaataataatgaagcaACAATTCGGTAAGATatttctttacctttctttataaagataattttttccttatgCTATGTAGTACATTATAATCGCTAAAAGCATCATTACGGCACGAAAAAGTAGAGATAAAGAGTCGATCGTGAAAGTAATTGCAGCGTTCGAGTAAAAACCGTAACTCAACATTCCAGGTCCGGGAATCATCCATGGTTCCCATGTGTTATTCATTCTCTTTGGATCGGCTCTCCAGTCGAATGGTACCATCGTTTGACTTACCAAAACACGTCCGTACTTTTCCAAGATTAGATCTAGCTCTCTAACGatctaaaagtaaattttgaaaattccaagcaatattgaaattaatgagaaaaaaaaagaacgaaaaagaaaaaataataatatcgaatgtaCCCTTGGATATTGACTGgctatattattcatttcgcAAGAATCACTCTCCAAATCAAAAAGGCATTCGGTAACGTTGCACGTCGTGAAAGAACTTCTAGTGTAATAACTCATATTTGATCGACATCTAATCGTTGCTTCATCACGTAGACGTACTATCATACTAGGCTGAGTAACTGGTCCTCCAAGATGATAGGTGATACTATCGGAAACTGAACTCTTCAATATTGTCTCGGCATAGGATGGAAGTTCGGCCGATTTATCGTAATATCCTGAGTCACCATAATATCCATCGTAATGACCATATTCTACGGATCCTAaaagaacaattttaatatatctaaatgtatatcgataaatagtgacttaaaatttataaaaataaattaaaaattctaccTCGAAGCAACTTGAAACGTTTGTATATCGCCCCCTCTGTCCTTTCAATTTCGTCGATAttgagtaaaatattttctctttctttaccctTTTCCTCGCTAAGGAGATGCCATTGATCTACACCGTCGATGTCACCTAGATCTTTTAAATCGCCACCTGCTGCAGAATACAAGGTTGGTAGCCAATCGGTAATGTGTATCAATTGATTCGACACACGAGCAGGCTTTTGTAATCTTGGAGACCAAAGTACAGCTACTCCTCTTACGCCACCCTCGTAAAGAGTATATTTCATCTACAAATAAACatagagatataaataatatctataaatgtaatttcattattatacttacCCCTCGTAATGGATAATTCGAGCCCCAATTACGAAATCTCCCAATGGAGGGTGCTCCGTTATCAGTTAAGAACAATATCAAGGAATTACTTAACATTGCCTTTTCACCTAACGCGTAAACAATTTTCCCTACGGATTCGTCCAATCCAGCTACCATTCCTAgacataagaaaatataaagaaaatacatagcTATAATctagtttaattaaaattaaaaatcaaggatatttttattttttgtacttGCGTATTTGCGTCGATTCGGTTCTCGGATATGCATAAATTCTTTATCCTTCCCGTAATCTTGCGGACTCTCTAGAGGTGCGTGTACCGCAAGATGCGATAATTGAAGATAAAGTGGTCGTGGAAGTTCGTGATGTTCGATGATTCTTACTGCTTCTTGGGTAAAGAGATCCGTTGCATATTTATCGGAAAGTCCATAAGCTGGATTTTCACCTCTATGCATATCGTATCCACtcatattctaataatattatatatcgaattaatattaatttaaatatgtaatataaaagtcGATGATAGTttcacatttctttttgtctttttttttcttacctgaTACGTATATTTGTAATCGTAATATGTGACGTAACTATTATAAAACCCAAGAAACGAATCGAAACCTCTGTGCAAAGGGGTATGCTGAGCGGTATGGTAACCAACGTGCCATTTACCAATTAATTTTGTAGTATATCCCAAACCTCTTAAACGTTCTGGCAAAATTCGTACGTCCAAAGGAAGACCGCGTGGTTCGCCACCGCGAATACCATCTCCTTGCATTCCTAATAtcatgataatcataataatttttatatcttttttacaaacaatatatccgaataaatatttacataataatatgataaaaaaaagtaacaaaaaatgtGACGACGAGGATTATAAGAACGTTCCCATTCCTTACCCATACGAATAGGATATTTCCCTGTAAAAAACGCTATTCTTGAGGATGTACTCGAAGGCAATacataatgtttatttaaaataattccattATATCCAAGAGCATCTATATTCGGTGTTGGTATTTGATTGGAACCATGAAATCCAACATCGTTCCATCCCTACAAATTGTCAAGAAAAATTGATCATTTTCttgttacacacacacacacacacacacacacacacacacatgatGTGTgtaacaatacatatataatatatatatgtatataaaacaagaaaaaaaagcgaaaaaaaaaattgactatATACGAATTCAGATAAAACGCACGCGTACGTCAAAATGTAAAGTATACTTTTC encodes:
- the LOC124951340 gene encoding arylsulfatase B-like gives rise to the protein MFFNKFRYLFQLLLIIKLFAKCTVGLYESAPHIIVFMADDLGWNDVGFHGSNQIPTPNIDALGYNGIILNKHYVLPSSTSSRIAFFTGKYPIRMGMQGDGIRGGEPRGLPLDVRILPERLRGLGYTTKLIGKWHVGYHTAQHTPLHRGFDSFLGFYNSYVTYYDYKYTYQNMSGYDMHRGENPAYGLSDKYATDLFTQEAVRIIEHHELPRPLYLQLSHLAVHAPLESPQDYGKDKEFMHIREPNRRKYARMVAGLDESVGKIVYALGEKAMLSNSLILFLTDNGAPSIGRFRNWGSNYPLRGMKYTLYEGGVRGVAVLWSPRLQKPARVSNQLIHITDWLPTLYSAAGGDLKDLGDIDGVDQWHLLSEEKGKERENILLNIDEIERTEGAIYKRFKLLRGSVEYGHYDGYYGDSGYYDKSAELPSYAETILKSSVSDSITYHLGGPVTQPSMIVRLRDEATIRCRSNMSYYTRSSFTTCNVTECLFDLESDSCEMNNIASQYPRIVRELDLILEKYGRVLVSQTMVPFDWRADPKRMNNTWEPWMIPGPGMLSYGFYSNAAITFTIDSLSLLFRAVMMLLAIIMYYIA